In the Candidatus Protochlamydia phocaeensis genome, GATGTTTTGATGGGAAGTAAAAGACACTGCCAAGACTTAAATTGTGCCTCTTCCGAAATAAAAGGGCTTGATTCTGAAACAGGAGAGGAAGCTTCTAAAATAGAGGAGAAAAGTCCGACTGCATTTGATTTTTTGCAGTTGGATATAAATGTAGTCGATCAAATTTACTCCCATTTAAGTCATAAAGATCTTTTGCAATTCGAACGCTTAGCAAAAGGATATAAAGACATAACAGGGCCTATATGGAGGAGTTATGCGCAAAGGGAGTGCTTAGATCGCCTGTGGTGGGGGGACTCCGATCAGACTCCTAATCGAGAGTTTGGTTATAAATGGAATTATTGCTTAAGCAAAGTCGTGATCCAGTATGTCAAAGAAGGCTATCCTCGCAGATGTAGTAAAAGCCTTGAGCTCGCTCAAGAGATACACGCTCGCTATGGCAGAGTGATAAAGCGTTTTCCTTTTTTTAAAGCTTATGTGAAACAAGACATCTTTCGCATAGGTTGCTCATCTCGTAGAGTAAGCATAGGTGGCAAGAATTTGTTGAGAGAAAGACTAAAAGAGGAAGGGTTGAAAAATGGCGATTATCTATTAAATGTTTTATTTGAAGCTCGGAAGTTAAAATTATCTATCAATAAAAACATAAATTCGGATGACTATAAAAACTCTGTTCGCCTGCTGGAAGAGTACGTGGCTGAGGCGATCAAAAAGAGCGGTGCTTATGCAAATCTACTTGTATTTTATGCCTTAGATTTTCCGCTTTCCTATGAGGGCAACAAGGCTTTTCCTAATTTAAATTGGTGCGATTCCGGAATGCAAGACATGTTCTTTTCCCTTCATAAGCGGATGTTAAGGATTAGCGCGGTTCATGATCCGAAAGGTTTAGAGTATTTATTAAGCAATTATCCCATTTTTTCCACTTATCTCCATCTGCAGGGCTATGATATGCCTAAATTATTTTCCCATCTTATGGAAGAGGCAATCAAAGAAGGAGACTGGACAATGGCAGATACGTTATGCGAAAAAGCGCTTGCTAGTTATAAAGGCCAAGCGCCAGCAAGCATTCGATTTACAGCCATTCGAATTAAACTTCAATTAAATCAAACACAAGAAGCAGAGAATCTTTATCAAGAGGCCTTGCTAACCGCTGCCGCTAAATCAGATTTAGAAATTTTATTTAAGATTGCTTCTATAAAAGCAGAGGAAGGGAAATGCCAAGAAGCAGAGATGATTTTAACTTCTATAGCGGCTCGCTTCAATAAGACAGAACAAGATGCAGTGGTTTTTATAGTCGAAAAAATATGCCCTTGGGATGAGCTTCTCTCAATCCTAATAAAATTAGAGAAATGGCAGCAAGCAGATAACGTTTGTAAGCAAATATTGCCGGTTGTGGAAAAAGATCTCAGAGCAAAAGCATTTGTCCAGATGGCTTTTATAAAAGCAAAATTAGGAGATTTGAAAGCAGCAAGCCAACACTATGCAAAGGCGATCAAAGCCTATGGCAATGACGTGCCGGCAGGTATATTCGCTGATGCGGCTTTTATAAAGTGGCAATTGCGCCGATATAAAGAATCCAATGGCCTCTATGAAAAGGCGATCAAAGCCTCGGGTGGTCAACTGTCCTTATCGGCATGGGATAACATGCTTGCTGTAAAAATCAAATTGAAGAAATGGCAAGAAGCGGAGAGGCATTTGGAATGCATTCAAGCCGCCTATGGGACTAGCCTCCCTTCGGGAATAGCCGAGAAAATGCGCTTAATAAAGAATAACCTAAACCACTAGGGCATACCATTACTAACCAGAATGAAATGGGCGGCTGCCCCATTTATCGAGGGATTGCTTTTCTTTTTTTTCTAAAGTTGGAAGAGCTATCCTCTCTATGCTTAGTGGAGAGTTTTTTTTATTTAATCCATTTTCAACAAGCAACAGGATAGATCTAGCGGGCGTTGATTGCCTGCCTATCTAAAAAATAATAATTAATCGTATATAAGGTTTTAATTTTTAAGGTTATCATATGCAAGTTAATGGTTCTAATAACTTATCTTTTCCTCTTTCCTCTTTTCCTCCTAATTCTGCGAGCTATACCCATTTTAAGAGGAGATGGGAAGAGAGTGCCCGAAA is a window encoding:
- a CDS encoding tetratricopeptide repeat protein — translated: MFADCVNNYMSAFDRIVKNYPASNKDCIPNSANNLETDDKVVQIQQRTYCLVNVGFEGSSINGRKRKFNQISSTVPASASDVLMGSKRHCQDLNCASSEIKGLDSETGEEASKIEEKSPTAFDFLQLDINVVDQIYSHLSHKDLLQFERLAKGYKDITGPIWRSYAQRECLDRLWWGDSDQTPNREFGYKWNYCLSKVVIQYVKEGYPRRCSKSLELAQEIHARYGRVIKRFPFFKAYVKQDIFRIGCSSRRVSIGGKNLLRERLKEEGLKNGDYLLNVLFEARKLKLSINKNINSDDYKNSVRLLEEYVAEAIKKSGAYANLLVFYALDFPLSYEGNKAFPNLNWCDSGMQDMFFSLHKRMLRISAVHDPKGLEYLLSNYPIFSTYLHLQGYDMPKLFSHLMEEAIKEGDWTMADTLCEKALASYKGQAPASIRFTAIRIKLQLNQTQEAENLYQEALLTAAAKSDLEILFKIASIKAEEGKCQEAEMILTSIAARFNKTEQDAVVFIVEKICPWDELLSILIKLEKWQQADNVCKQILPVVEKDLRAKAFVQMAFIKAKLGDLKAASQHYAKAIKAYGNDVPAGIFADAAFIKWQLRRYKESNGLYEKAIKASGGQLSLSAWDNMLAVKIKLKKWQEAERHLECIQAAYGTSLPSGIAEKMRLIKNNLNH